One window of the Lasioglossum baleicum chromosome 8, iyLasBale1, whole genome shotgun sequence genome contains the following:
- the Tio gene encoding zinc finger domain-containing protein tiptop isoform X1, producing the protein MRSKQQPRPSFRWPQQRGDNLTGEDGVEGSGPGLAADLQGEEGDCAEDDGPISPSERVCAAAAKENEDGDATDEEDDEDATPPTPPPSATARLNPTILRDTGPPDREPMSPRCPSRDSRESSGPATGSPPPPATRSSASPVSPSGIVPLPLGGHPLLPPHSAAMMAAYLQQTHQRLLLGHSPLSRGSVSPLVSSSCSPPAATPGLLVSPSSVGEVSPSATPLPAVLDFSTRKASSTEDDEDEQILNLSKPPTPSSSTETNNGPLDLSVPSRKRPGPEDSPPPVRKSSRLASGSAAAAAAAAVAAATAAHQDPAQAVAAAAGFGRPPVVSPWTSPVVASHFPYFAAAVAAAATSQQQLSPKSTAGVVVDHHQLWNGKLKPPSALENKYQPSEATKALEKMSELSKLGGEDLFRSASGNGSGGGSGGVTAGSGGGGGAGAGAGAGNVSGSTSGSRHSAWQSHWLNKGADQAKDVLKCVWCKQSFPTLAAMTTHMKEAKHCGVNMPVPPSGSSLHPQQSNVQNIPTPQPPHQPQTTSSGNAGSGPGAGGSATPSSKQSPSELNLLIKETMPLPRKLVRGQDVWLGKGAEQTRQILKCMWCGQSFRSLAEMTSHMQQTQHYTNIISQEQIISWKSSDENKGGSGGGNGGSGSGSVAGGGGGGGGGGTAVPGGNSGSTGPHAGGTGAPGSGATSSHVSAVLTCKVCDQAFSSLKELSNHMVKNSHYKEHIMRSITESGGRRRQTREKRKKSLPVRKLLELERAQNEFKNGDAATGLGHGLGKHAGRITCEKCGDKIETSIFVDHIRQCIGAGTVSANQRNFLKNALMSNHLSATLPPTESGRKSANDESSPLSSSRHHRSPSSASDATTPGKDTPTPTANESTGSSSSPSVLNAIEKLIEKSFDSRARHGAPGLHHAQPGAPMGTSILKRLGIDESVDYTKPLVDPQTMNLLRSYQQQQQQQQQQQHYSTSMAARRERSGSESSSVSERGSGGRTDAMTPERRLDLSTVGHSERHSSHHHRVTPDKQLVPQSLTAGRHHPATEESGDEESSAAASTAASGGSGAGATTTSSATPAATPSAPPSASATVVVKKEPKDDETDERATGEEEQSQSQTSGREVYVKKEIVDDCRDEEEQSSFNHRRAGSGSLHESAEEGREVMSPRINPPTPRSTGQMEQLVRSPCRNSTSSPTSSDRSVTPRGTPDTKGSSSLGALSSMFDSLSGGGSGGNAGGGGGNAGGPVDSHGRKTSSHPLAALQKLCDKTETRGGSASGSGGSTGRSAGGPGSTSGLGSAAGGGVGSGTTPGSGSTPGSGTTPGAILAFSWACNDAVVTADSIMKCAFCDTPFISKGAYRHHLSKMHFVKDGVIPDPLTIGRSAAAVAAAAAAAAAAAVSQNPAAGPATGHSSSSPPTSQRNKSPPLSQANGSPSQSAASPLEESPHSKFLKYTELAKQLSSKYV; encoded by the coding sequence GGAACCGATGAGTCCGCGCTGTCCATCGAGAGATTCACGGGAATCGTCCGGTCCGGCGACTGGTAGCCCACCGCCGCCTGCAACGAGGAGCAGCGCGAGTCCGGTCAGCCCGAGCGGTATCGTGCCCCTTCCGCTCGGCGGTCACCCCCTGCTGCCGCCGCATTCCGCGGCCATGATGGCGGCGTACTTGCAACAAACTCACCAGAGGCTGCTGCTCGGCCACTCGCCCCTGTCCCGGGGCTCGGTGTCGCCGCTGGTCTCGTCCTCGTGTTCGCCGCCCGCTGCCACCCCCGGCCTCCTGGTCTCGCCGAGCAGCGTCGGCGAGGTCTCGCCATCGGCCACCCCGTTGCCGGCGGTCCTCGATTTCAGCACGAGAAAGGCTTCCTCGACGgaggacgacgaggacgagCAGATCCTGAATCTGAGCAAACCGCCGACCCCTTCCTCGTCGACGGAGACGAACAACGGGCCGTTGGATCTGTCGGTGCCGAGCAGGAAACGGCCCGGACCGGAAGACTCGCCACCGCCGGTTCGCAAGTCGTCGCGATTGGCGTCCGGGTCCGCTGCGGCTGCAGCAGCTGCGGCGGTTGCGGCCGCCACCGCGGCTCATCAAGACCCCGCGCAGGCCGTGGCGGCTGCCGCCGGATTCGGAAGGCCGCCCGTCGTATCGCCGTGGACGTCGCCGGTGGTCGCATCGCATTTCCCGTATTTCGCCGCGGCGGTAGCGGCCGCCGCCACTAGTCAGCAGCAACTCTCGCCGAAGAGCACCGCCGGCGTGGTGGTGGACCACCATCAACTCTGGAACGGCAAGCTCAAGCCACCGTCCGCCCTCGAGAACAAGTACCAGCCGAGCGAGGCGACCAAAGCGCTCGAGAAAATGAGCGAGCTGAGCAAATTGGGCGGCGAGGATCTGTTCAGATCGGCATCCGGGAACGGGTCGGGTGGCGGTTCCGGCGGTGTTACGGCCGgtagcggcggcggcggcggtgcagGAGCCGGTGCCGGTGCCGGGAACGTGTCTGGATCGACGTCCGGCAGTCGTCACAGCGCGTGGCAGTCCCATTGGTTGAACAAGGGCGCTGATCAGGCGAAGGACGTGCTGAAGTGCGTCTGGTGCAAGCAGAGTTTCCCCACGTTGGCCGCGATGACCACGCACATGAAGGAGGCGAAACATTGCGGCGTCAACATGCCCGTGCCGCCTTCCGGATCCTCGCTCCATCCCCAGCAAAGCAACGTGCAGAACATCCCGACGCCTCAGCCGCCTCATCAACCTCAGACCACGTCGAGCGGCAACGCGGGCTCCGGTCCCGGGGCCGGAGGGTCCGCGACACCGAGCAGCAAGCAGAGTCCGTCGGAACTGAATCTGTTAATCAAGGAGACGATGCCGTTGCCGAGAAAGTTGGTCCGCGGGCAGGACGTCTGGCTGGGCAAGGGGGCCGAGCAGACCAGACAGATTCTCAAGTGCATGTGGTGCGGCCAGAGCTTCCGCTCGCTCGCCGAGATGACGTCGCACATGCAGCAAACGCAGCACTACACCAACATCATCTCCCAGGAGCAGATCATCTCGTGGAAGTCCTCGGACGAGAACAAGGGCGGCAGCGGCGGAGGAAACGGCGGCAGCGGTAGCGGGTCTGTGGCCGGcggtggtggcggcggcggtggcggtggaACTGCTGTACCCGGTGGTAATTCCGGTTCCACCGGCCCTCACGCCGGCGGTACAGGAGCTCCGGGTTCCGGCGCGACCAGCAGTCACGTCAGCGCGGTGCTGACTTGCAAGGTTTGCGATCAGGCGTTCAGCTCGTTGAAGGAACTGAGCAATCACATGGTGAAGAATTCCCACTACAAGGAACACATTATGCGCTCGATCACCGAGAGCGGGGGCCGCCGTCGGCAGACCAGGGAGAAGCGCAAGAAATCGTTGCCGGTGAGGAAGCTGTTGGAGCTGGAGCGGGCGCAGAACGAATTCAAGAACGGCGACGCTGCCACGGGTCTCGGTCACGGTCTCGGGAAACACGCGGGCCGCATAACTTGCGAGAAGTGCGGCGACAAGATCGAGACCAGCATCTTCGTCGATCACATCCGACAGTGTATCGGCGCGGGAACGGTGAGCGCGAACCAACGGAACTTTCTGAAGAACGCGTTGATGTCGAACCACCTGTCGGCGACGTTACCGCCGACCGAGAGCGGCCGGAAGAGCGCGAACGACGAGAGCTCGCCGCTGTCCTCGTCGAGGCACCATCGGTCCCCTTCGTCGGCCAGCGACGCGACCACTCCCGGCAAAGACACGCCGACCCCGACCGCCAACGAGTCCACCGGAAGTTCCTCCTCCCCGTCCGTTTTGAACGCCATCGAGAAGCTGATCGAAAAGAGCTTCGACTCTCGCGCGAGGCACGGCGCGCCGGGCCTGCATCACGCTCAACCCGGAGCACCGATGGGCACGAGCATCCTCAAGCGACTGGGCATCGACGAGAGCGTCGACTACACGAAACCTCTCGTCGACCCGCAGACCATGAACCTCCTGCGATCGtaccagcagcagcaacagcagcagcaacaacagcaacactACTCGACGAGCATGGCGGCCCGAAGGGAACGCAGCGGAAGCGAGTCCAGCTCGGTGTCGGAGCGTGGAAGCGGCGGGAGAACCGACGCGATGACGCCCGAGAGGCGGCTCGATCTCTCCACGGTCGGTCATTCGGAGAGGCATTCGTCGCATCACCATCGGGTCACGCCGGATAAGCAGCTGGTTCCACAGAGTCTGACAGCGGGACGCCATCACCCGGCCACGGAAGAATCCGGAGACGAGGAATCGTCCGCGGCCGCGAGCACCGCCGCTTCCGGGGGATCGGGAGCTGGCGCTACGACGACATCGTCCGCGACACCGGCAGCGACCCCGTCTGCGCCACCGTCCGCCTCGGCGACGGTGGTTGTGAAGAAGGAGCCGAAGGACGACGAAACCGACGAACGTGCCACCGGCGAGGAAGAACAGTCGCAGTCGCAGACGAGCGGTCGGGAGGTGTACGTGAAGAAGGAGATCGTGGACGACTGCAGGGACGAGGAGGAGCAGAGTTCGTTCAATCATCGACGCGCCGGGAGCGGCAGTCTGCACGAGAGCGCGGAGGAGGGACGAGAGGTGATGTCGCCTCGAATAAATCCGCCGACTCCCAGATCCACCGGGCAGATGGAGCAGCTGGTTCGCAGTCCGTGCAGAAACAGCACCAGCAGTCCGACGAGCAGCGACCGATCGGTTACGCCGCGCGGCACGCCCGACACCAAAGGCTCGAGCAGCCTAGGCGCGCTTTCCTCGATGTTCGATAGCTTGTCGGGCGGAGGCAGCGGAGGAAACGCCGGAGGCGGCGGAGGGAACGCTGGCGGGCCGGTCGACTCGCACGGTCGCAAGACCAGCAGCCATCCGCTGGCGGCGTTGCAGAAACTCTGCGACAAAACTGAGACGAGAGGCGGAAGCGCCAGCGGCAGCGGCGGCAGCACCGGCAGGTCCGCCGGCGGGCCTGGCTCGACGTCGGGCTTAGGATCAGCCGCGGGCGGCGGAGTGGGATCTGGAACCACGCCGGGATCCGGTTCCACGCCGGGATCCGGAACCACGCCGGGCGCCATCTTGGCGTTCAGCTGGGCCTGCAACGACGCCGTGGTCACGGCCGATTCGATCATGAAATGCGCCTTCTGCGACACGCCGTTTATCTCGAAGGGCGCGTACAGGCACCACCTCTCGAAGATGCACTTCGTGAAGGACGGCGTGATCCCGGACCCGCTGACAATCGGCCGATCAGCCGCGGCGGTCGCAGCTGCAGCAGCCGCAGCCGCGGCGGCCGCGGTCTCCCAGAACCCTGCGGCGGGACCGGCGACCGGTCACAGTTCTTCCTCGCCGCCGACGTCCCAGCGCAACAAGTCGCCGCCGCTTTCGCAGGCGAACGGTAGCCCGTCACAGTCAGCGGCCTCTCCCCTCGAGGAGAGTCCGCACTCGAAATTTCTCAAGTATACGGAGCTGGCCAAACAGTTGTCCAGCAAATACGTATAG
- the Tio gene encoding zinc finger domain-containing protein tiptop isoform X3: MSPRCPSRDSRESSGPATGSPPPPATRSSASPVSPSGIVPLPLGGHPLLPPHSAAMMAAYLQQTHQRLLLGHSPLSRGSVSPLVSSSCSPPAATPGLLVSPSSVGEVSPSATPLPAVLDFSTRKASSTEDDEDEQILNLSKPPTPSSSTETNNGPLDLSVPSRKRPGPEDSPPPVRKSSRLASGSAAAAAAAAVAAATAAHQDPAQAVAAAAGFGRPPVVSPWTSPVVASHFPYFAAAVAAAATSQQQLSPKSTAGVVVDHHQLWNGKLKPPSALENKYQPSEATKALEKMSELSKLGGEDLFRSASGNGSGGGSGGVTAGSGGGGGAGAGAGAGNVSGSTSGSRHSAWQSHWLNKGADQAKDVLKCVWCKQSFPTLAAMTTHMKEAKHCGVNMPVPPSGSSLHPQQSNVQNIPTPQPPHQPQTTSSGNAGSGPGAGGSATPSSKQSPSELNLLIKETMPLPRKLVRGQDVWLGKGAEQTRQILKCMWCGQSFRSLAEMTSHMQQTQHYTNIISQEQIISWKSSDENKGGSGGGNGGSGSGSVAGGGGGGGGGGTAVPGGNSGSTGPHAGGTGAPGSGATSSHVSAVLTCKVCDQAFSSLKELSNHMVKNSHYKEHIMRSITESGGRRRQTREKRKKSLPVRKLLELERAQNEFKNGDAATGLGHGLGKHAGRITCEKCGDKIETSIFVDHIRQCIGAGTVSANQRNFLKNALMSNHLSATLPPTESGRKSANDESSPLSSSRHHRSPSSASDATTPGKDTPTPTANESTGSSSSPSVLNAIEKLIEKSFDSRARHGAPGLHHAQPGAPMGTSILKRLGIDESVDYTKPLVDPQTMNLLRSYQQQQQQQQQQQHYSTSMAARRERSGSESSSVSERGSGGRTDAMTPERRLDLSTVGHSERHSSHHHRVTPDKQLVPQSLTAGRHHPATEESGDEESSAAASTAASGGSGAGATTTSSATPAATPSAPPSASATVVVKKEPKDDETDERATGEEEQSQSQTSGREVYVKKEIVDDCRDEEEQSSFNHRRAGSGSLHESAEEGREVMSPRINPPTPRSTGQMEQLVRSPCRNSTSSPTSSDRSVTPRGTPDTKGSSSLGALSSMFDSLSGGGSGGNAGGGGGNAGGPVDSHGRKTSSHPLAALQKLCDKTETRGGSASGSGGSTGRSAGGPGSTSGLGSAAGGGVGSGTTPGSGSTPGSGTTPGAILAFSWACNDAVVTADSIMKCAFCDTPFISKGAYRHHLSKMHFVKDGVIPDPLTIGRSAAAVAAAAAAAAAAAVSQNPAAGPATGHSSSSPPTSQRNKSPPLSQANGSPSQSAASPLEESPHSKFLKYTELAKQLSSKYV, from the coding sequence ATGAGTCCGCGCTGTCCATCGAGAGATTCACGGGAATCGTCCGGTCCGGCGACTGGTAGCCCACCGCCGCCTGCAACGAGGAGCAGCGCGAGTCCGGTCAGCCCGAGCGGTATCGTGCCCCTTCCGCTCGGCGGTCACCCCCTGCTGCCGCCGCATTCCGCGGCCATGATGGCGGCGTACTTGCAACAAACTCACCAGAGGCTGCTGCTCGGCCACTCGCCCCTGTCCCGGGGCTCGGTGTCGCCGCTGGTCTCGTCCTCGTGTTCGCCGCCCGCTGCCACCCCCGGCCTCCTGGTCTCGCCGAGCAGCGTCGGCGAGGTCTCGCCATCGGCCACCCCGTTGCCGGCGGTCCTCGATTTCAGCACGAGAAAGGCTTCCTCGACGgaggacgacgaggacgagCAGATCCTGAATCTGAGCAAACCGCCGACCCCTTCCTCGTCGACGGAGACGAACAACGGGCCGTTGGATCTGTCGGTGCCGAGCAGGAAACGGCCCGGACCGGAAGACTCGCCACCGCCGGTTCGCAAGTCGTCGCGATTGGCGTCCGGGTCCGCTGCGGCTGCAGCAGCTGCGGCGGTTGCGGCCGCCACCGCGGCTCATCAAGACCCCGCGCAGGCCGTGGCGGCTGCCGCCGGATTCGGAAGGCCGCCCGTCGTATCGCCGTGGACGTCGCCGGTGGTCGCATCGCATTTCCCGTATTTCGCCGCGGCGGTAGCGGCCGCCGCCACTAGTCAGCAGCAACTCTCGCCGAAGAGCACCGCCGGCGTGGTGGTGGACCACCATCAACTCTGGAACGGCAAGCTCAAGCCACCGTCCGCCCTCGAGAACAAGTACCAGCCGAGCGAGGCGACCAAAGCGCTCGAGAAAATGAGCGAGCTGAGCAAATTGGGCGGCGAGGATCTGTTCAGATCGGCATCCGGGAACGGGTCGGGTGGCGGTTCCGGCGGTGTTACGGCCGgtagcggcggcggcggcggtgcagGAGCCGGTGCCGGTGCCGGGAACGTGTCTGGATCGACGTCCGGCAGTCGTCACAGCGCGTGGCAGTCCCATTGGTTGAACAAGGGCGCTGATCAGGCGAAGGACGTGCTGAAGTGCGTCTGGTGCAAGCAGAGTTTCCCCACGTTGGCCGCGATGACCACGCACATGAAGGAGGCGAAACATTGCGGCGTCAACATGCCCGTGCCGCCTTCCGGATCCTCGCTCCATCCCCAGCAAAGCAACGTGCAGAACATCCCGACGCCTCAGCCGCCTCATCAACCTCAGACCACGTCGAGCGGCAACGCGGGCTCCGGTCCCGGGGCCGGAGGGTCCGCGACACCGAGCAGCAAGCAGAGTCCGTCGGAACTGAATCTGTTAATCAAGGAGACGATGCCGTTGCCGAGAAAGTTGGTCCGCGGGCAGGACGTCTGGCTGGGCAAGGGGGCCGAGCAGACCAGACAGATTCTCAAGTGCATGTGGTGCGGCCAGAGCTTCCGCTCGCTCGCCGAGATGACGTCGCACATGCAGCAAACGCAGCACTACACCAACATCATCTCCCAGGAGCAGATCATCTCGTGGAAGTCCTCGGACGAGAACAAGGGCGGCAGCGGCGGAGGAAACGGCGGCAGCGGTAGCGGGTCTGTGGCCGGcggtggtggcggcggcggtggcggtggaACTGCTGTACCCGGTGGTAATTCCGGTTCCACCGGCCCTCACGCCGGCGGTACAGGAGCTCCGGGTTCCGGCGCGACCAGCAGTCACGTCAGCGCGGTGCTGACTTGCAAGGTTTGCGATCAGGCGTTCAGCTCGTTGAAGGAACTGAGCAATCACATGGTGAAGAATTCCCACTACAAGGAACACATTATGCGCTCGATCACCGAGAGCGGGGGCCGCCGTCGGCAGACCAGGGAGAAGCGCAAGAAATCGTTGCCGGTGAGGAAGCTGTTGGAGCTGGAGCGGGCGCAGAACGAATTCAAGAACGGCGACGCTGCCACGGGTCTCGGTCACGGTCTCGGGAAACACGCGGGCCGCATAACTTGCGAGAAGTGCGGCGACAAGATCGAGACCAGCATCTTCGTCGATCACATCCGACAGTGTATCGGCGCGGGAACGGTGAGCGCGAACCAACGGAACTTTCTGAAGAACGCGTTGATGTCGAACCACCTGTCGGCGACGTTACCGCCGACCGAGAGCGGCCGGAAGAGCGCGAACGACGAGAGCTCGCCGCTGTCCTCGTCGAGGCACCATCGGTCCCCTTCGTCGGCCAGCGACGCGACCACTCCCGGCAAAGACACGCCGACCCCGACCGCCAACGAGTCCACCGGAAGTTCCTCCTCCCCGTCCGTTTTGAACGCCATCGAGAAGCTGATCGAAAAGAGCTTCGACTCTCGCGCGAGGCACGGCGCGCCGGGCCTGCATCACGCTCAACCCGGAGCACCGATGGGCACGAGCATCCTCAAGCGACTGGGCATCGACGAGAGCGTCGACTACACGAAACCTCTCGTCGACCCGCAGACCATGAACCTCCTGCGATCGtaccagcagcagcaacagcagcagcaacaacagcaacactACTCGACGAGCATGGCGGCCCGAAGGGAACGCAGCGGAAGCGAGTCCAGCTCGGTGTCGGAGCGTGGAAGCGGCGGGAGAACCGACGCGATGACGCCCGAGAGGCGGCTCGATCTCTCCACGGTCGGTCATTCGGAGAGGCATTCGTCGCATCACCATCGGGTCACGCCGGATAAGCAGCTGGTTCCACAGAGTCTGACAGCGGGACGCCATCACCCGGCCACGGAAGAATCCGGAGACGAGGAATCGTCCGCGGCCGCGAGCACCGCCGCTTCCGGGGGATCGGGAGCTGGCGCTACGACGACATCGTCCGCGACACCGGCAGCGACCCCGTCTGCGCCACCGTCCGCCTCGGCGACGGTGGTTGTGAAGAAGGAGCCGAAGGACGACGAAACCGACGAACGTGCCACCGGCGAGGAAGAACAGTCGCAGTCGCAGACGAGCGGTCGGGAGGTGTACGTGAAGAAGGAGATCGTGGACGACTGCAGGGACGAGGAGGAGCAGAGTTCGTTCAATCATCGACGCGCCGGGAGCGGCAGTCTGCACGAGAGCGCGGAGGAGGGACGAGAGGTGATGTCGCCTCGAATAAATCCGCCGACTCCCAGATCCACCGGGCAGATGGAGCAGCTGGTTCGCAGTCCGTGCAGAAACAGCACCAGCAGTCCGACGAGCAGCGACCGATCGGTTACGCCGCGCGGCACGCCCGACACCAAAGGCTCGAGCAGCCTAGGCGCGCTTTCCTCGATGTTCGATAGCTTGTCGGGCGGAGGCAGCGGAGGAAACGCCGGAGGCGGCGGAGGGAACGCTGGCGGGCCGGTCGACTCGCACGGTCGCAAGACCAGCAGCCATCCGCTGGCGGCGTTGCAGAAACTCTGCGACAAAACTGAGACGAGAGGCGGAAGCGCCAGCGGCAGCGGCGGCAGCACCGGCAGGTCCGCCGGCGGGCCTGGCTCGACGTCGGGCTTAGGATCAGCCGCGGGCGGCGGAGTGGGATCTGGAACCACGCCGGGATCCGGTTCCACGCCGGGATCCGGAACCACGCCGGGCGCCATCTTGGCGTTCAGCTGGGCCTGCAACGACGCCGTGGTCACGGCCGATTCGATCATGAAATGCGCCTTCTGCGACACGCCGTTTATCTCGAAGGGCGCGTACAGGCACCACCTCTCGAAGATGCACTTCGTGAAGGACGGCGTGATCCCGGACCCGCTGACAATCGGCCGATCAGCCGCGGCGGTCGCAGCTGCAGCAGCCGCAGCCGCGGCGGCCGCGGTCTCCCAGAACCCTGCGGCGGGACCGGCGACCGGTCACAGTTCTTCCTCGCCGCCGACGTCCCAGCGCAACAAGTCGCCGCCGCTTTCGCAGGCGAACGGTAGCCCGTCACAGTCAGCGGCCTCTCCCCTCGAGGAGAGTCCGCACTCGAAATTTCTCAAGTATACGGAGCTGGCCAAACAGTTGTCCAGCAAATACGTATAG